From the Lactuca sativa cultivar Salinas chromosome 9, Lsat_Salinas_v11, whole genome shotgun sequence genome, the window aaacaaCACTTTATCCAAACATCTCTTGATGGGAGGAAAAAAACAGGGTGTAAGTGAAATACCCTGTGGTCATAAGATCGACAAGATTTCTGTAGGAAAGTTCAAAGATAGTGGCCATGGTATCAACACCTTCGTCATCATGGTCGTACAAATGCACCCACATATTCAACAGGACGCTGACAGGGATCCTTTGATCTTCTGGGAATAGCCCAAAGTCCAGGAAACATTGCTTTAATTCCTCATCGAGGGACTCAAAACTTCTTTCTAAACCGATAAATACATCCTCATGTAGATCTAGTACTGACCTACCACGTGACAACTTTTTTAGCATAGATTTCCAAACTAACTCATCCTTCCCATTTAAAGATCGGCCAACCACAGAAAGGGTAAGTGGATGTTTCTTACACCATGGTACCATCTACATATATCAACCATATTTTCTTTGATTACGTATATAGAATGAGGGTCTAAAAGAAGAATATCATCATATAGTTAGTTACCTGATTCACAAGATCATCATTAATAGTTGGACTAGGTCTACTCCCGCTTTCAGTGAATGCTGAACTGCGAAAGAGACTTTTGGCATCTTCATCGTTCAAAGGTTCAAATCTGAATGTCTTGTACTTCTGAAAGGCAGTCCTAGATGTGACAACAATTTTGTGTCCTCTAATGTTGGATGGAAAGATTTGTTCAATAAATGAATCAGACCACACATCGTCCAATACTAGAAGCATAGGATCTGACGCTTTCTCATTCAAAAAATTCTCCAGTTTGTTCTTTGCGTCTCCCTTACTTTGAAACAGAAGTCGCGGATCGGAGGGATTTGGATTAAAGAGATCGCTGATAATCATCATCAAGTTGGGTGTTTCTGAAACTGTCACAAAGAAGATATTTTCCCCGAATTTTTCTGTTCAaaagtaagatacattagtgaccaAATATACCCGAAATCAAAATCAAGCAACCACAACTATCTAATACCTTTTCCATCCTAAAAATTAGTGACCAAATACACCCGAAATTGATGGATTACCTCCAATTTCAGCATCATGGCATAGCATTTTCGCCAAAGTAGTCTTCCCACATCCACCAGGAGCGGCCACAACCAGCACCGGATGATCATCACCAACCGCCGCCTTCAGCTTCTCCAGCGGCTCACCAAACGCCACGATCAAACTTGGAAGTATGGGAACACGCCAACCATACTTTTCTCGTTCTGTGCTTTCAGACCCACGATGATTACCAACCCGACCTGTACTCTGTGTCGTATCTCTCTGTTCCTCAAAAATACGATCCACTTTTAATTTCATATCGTTGACCACCGAAAGAATATGCATAATGTCCCGACTCTGGGATGCTTGAACCTCGATTTGAAAGAAACTTAACATCTTACTGTTGAGGACTTTTAGCTTCAGTGAGTAAGTGAACTTCTTGATGATATTCCTCTTTATTTTCGAACATTCGGCGACAAGTTTTTCGGCTTCTTGGATTTCTTCTATGAACATCTTGCACTCTAGCTCTGTACGATCTAATTTCCGTTTCATATTCACTATTTCGTCAATGATCGGTTTGATTCTCTGCAAGGTCAAACCGAGTAGCTCCAGTTCGGGCTTGAAATTGGCTGTGGTTTGTACTACAGATATTACCAGTGTAGTTAGTGTGGAGATGGATTCGGAAAGAAGGGCATCTAGAAGCATAGCCATTTCTTGTTGATTAATCTGAAATCAGAATACAAAATGGACAGGAAAATTTGATGATATGAAGGTGCTTGAGAGAAAAACAGAGCTTGACTATTGCCTATTGGAACGCGTCTTCTGAATGCGAAGGATGGACAAACCAACGAATGGTGGTCTACTTTATtgatttttagagtaaattatgcATCTGGTCCTTGTACTCTTACCAATTTTGTAGGTTTGGTCCAAGTTTGATTTTGATTCGAAATTATTACAGTAATTttattttgttgctgtttttttttttctttagttatattattatattaaataggCCTCACCATCCCACCCATTTCCGCACACGCACACGCACCCCTCCCCTCACTATTGGTCATCACCTCTCGTTTCTCCCTGTAAATGTACTCCCTCACTCACTCATTCATGATAAAATCAATGATGGAACACAAATATAAACTCACGACGCTAATAGACGCGACCAACACGAGTAGAGTCCTCCCGACGAGAAGTTGAGAACCTTAAAAGGTGAATAAGTCTTTTCCGACACCACCACCACTACTATTGCCGGTGATGGCTATCATAGAAACATGCCTAAATTACATAGATGCTCCTTATGGTTTATAAAAGTTCACAAGTTCACACCTAATTATATTTTTCTATCATGAATGGTCTTAATGATTTTAATTTCTAATGTGGTTGGTTCctaaagttttattttatttcatatttGATCTAAAATTACGAATTTACCCCaggttattttttatttaattttttatcatctattttttaatttatatttaaataattttgAAGGTCTTGCCAAATTCACTCCACCCCTCTCCCACCTTGACGACTTAATCCCACTATGTCGTCCCTTTGTTCTTGTCAGTAATAAAAACCATTGGTTATCTACTATCCTTTTTGTTCTTTCTGGTGTCTAGCTATCATCATCATAATAAAACAGCTTTGTCCTTCACACACCACCTTCTTCCTCTTCTTGTAGAAGTGTCCCTCATGAACCACCTAGATCGGCTCAACATCCAAATTGATGAGGCTATGAAACCTTAGATCAACACCCCCTTCAATCGGCTACCCTAACTTCTTAAAAGATAGTGGCCTCCGGTAATGTGTCTTTCACAATGTTTCTACTTGGGAACAACATCTTGAGATGAAACATTACACTGATGAGCTAAACGAGTTTTAACAAAAACACTTTAACAAGCTTAAAATGTCCATAATGTTTTAATAATATGAAATTTGGACTCAAAAGTTATGTTCAAACATACCTTATTAAGTTTTACAAGGAAATTTCAACAAATACATAAAACATAGGAATTAGTGTAGTTATTACATGTCTAACAGTCTTCTAAAATATCCAAGCTTCTTTACCTTCCATCTTCCACACAAGACCTAATTTGGAtacatgttaaaaatatataGGTTAGGCTTCGAAAGCATAGTGAGTATTCTCGAGGTCAGCTCTTCACGGGCAATAGATGAGAATGGTGATCCAGTTCTAAAGTCAAATCTCTaaaataagttataaaacttttgaaagATATATCGAGTTCAATAAATGGGGGAAAGAATTTCAAATCATTTTGATGATAAAATATTACCAAAGCAATAATTAGAATGCATTGCATAAGCTTTTATTCCCAAAACCCCAATTCAATCTCAAAGTCCAAACTCACAAACTGATGGTTCTAGAGCATGTGTAAAGTagctactgatgggttttacccTAAGGATGTGGTACCAGTGGATCAAACGAAACGACGAACCTCAACTGCTAATAGAAACATTCTTCTAACAACCAAAACAAGATCGCATACGTTAAATGAAGTTGAACAGATCCCTCTAATGCGTCATTACACCGATAGAACTTCTAATTTCATAGATAAATTCAAAAATTACCTAGAAATGTTGCCAACACCCTGTTTGAATTAATCCTAATACCAACCTAGCTGATGCAACATGCCAAAACTCGACCTTGCGTAGGCCACAATCACACTTGAAAAACTGAACAATGTTGCTCTGACATCCGAACTCCTAATAACCAAGGATAGCTTCCAACTAAAGCCCACTAGGAACAATAATTCCAGAACCAAACAATCGACATCACACATAGATAGAGACCAAGGTATAGGCTTGACAGAACTTGAAGAATGGTTGATGCACCTTTAATTGATACAGCTTGAAGCCTTCGAATAAAATTAGATGTTGATGATAAACAAAATAACCAAATATTAAAAATGGATCAAAAACTAAACCCAATGATCTCGTATAGTATTGAATGAATCCCATATGAAAATATGCGAATCAAACTCTGATACCGATCGACATATCAACGACTGTCCATTATTGACTATAAATAACCGACCCTTACCGCGAACTAACCGTGCCCTTTATATCGGAGGCACAACCTGGGCATCTAAAACACACCCTCCCCCCAAAAAAAGATCCCTGGCACTTCCAGAAGTAATCACTGCCCACATCAATTTCTTTGTCCAACATCTTTCTGATGTGAATACATCACATGTGTCCCTAAAGACATAAACATGATGGCTTAGTACTCCACTCTCATGATCTGGACAATCCTTGAATTTCCCTTTACCATGAGTGGCTTCGGCAAATCCTTAGAAAGCACAACGAcaaaaactgatgggttttggtatactacaacatcctatggtgcacatacaaccctaaatgctttggatctatgttttctctaattatacatgcaatattgtttccaaaacattaagcctacaactagcatgcaattgacataaacaacatataaATGAGTTAtataattacctctttgttgtagcttgtagttttggcctttaagaacttagcaccaatagtgtgaatgcctcaaatggaatcacaacacaccttggACAAAGGGTGACTTTTGAGAGAGAATTCCTTGCACTAAAAACGCCTCATATGAACTCCATGAActccaaatcaaccccttatatttaattagtctcttttgatcattggCCCATACCTTAAGAAAGAACGATTTACGAGTATACCTGAACCGCATATTCCTTTTACCTAATGTATTGAAACCATAAAATTGAATAGACCAATGATCCTACAAGCAGAAtatccaattctcccccacttagggttcaaaccatCACCAACTGACGTCTATAGCATCAAAGCCTCAGACCGGCTCAACTAaatacatatcaaccttaaatcTCAGATTGCATAACACAACATAAGATGATTCTTCGAataataaccaaaaattcataaggAAAATGCaattctcagatggagacctcagaaactTTCCCCCAACTTTACAGCTTCAAACTCAGCCAAGACAATCAACATACCACTTGTTTGATGAGGCACCCTGAGAACTAAACTCTGCTCCATCAAAAGTTACAGATGCTCCAATAATAGCTTTGACAAACCAATCATCACAACATAACTCCCCTTTTCGAATCAAGAACATCTTAATGCCTCCTCAGATACACCCAATCTTCTCAAAACCGTGTCACATATCCGACTTGCGATATGCTCTTCAACTCCTCCACCTAACCAAAAGAACAATCGAGTCTTGAACATTCCATTGTTGTGAGACATAAATGATTTACTGTGAACTAGACATTACTCCCTTATGGAAGAAATCGATGCTGAGAACACCATCTTTTTGTTTAATAATTTATTAACACACATCTAATCTCTTCTCCCTTGAACATGGGAAGCTAGAAGAACATAATCACATCATAGAAAATGAAATCACAATCCATCGGCCGATCACCTAGTCTCAAGATATAGTTGTCAAGTCGATCATTACCATCACTTCCCACTTGAGTCTCGTGATTCAAACTGGAACTACTTCAAACAAGGCCCTTAAGACTATAGAATCAACAAACTCATACAGATCTGTACTAATCAAACCTAATCTACCATAGCCACTAAGTCCCAAATAATCCCATCATAGAAAACGACATCCTAATCCATCGGTCGATCACCCAGTCTTAGGCTACAGTCCTCAAGTTGATTATACCATCACTTCCTACCTGAGTCTCGCGACTCAAACTGTTACTACTTTGAACAAGGCCCTTAAGACCTTAGAATCAACTAAATCACATAGGTTTTCACTAATCAAACCTGATTTGCCATGGCCACTAAGGCCCGAACAATTACCAGATTCATCTTCATCCTAAACGAGCATCACTTAAAGACTGGCAGTGACGAAGATGACTACAATTAACCCTAGTGTTATACCACACTATCAACTCCCCCACTATCTCATTAGAAACCTTTTAAACTCTTCTTGATCCCCGTGTGAATCATGTGCTTTTAGTAATACAtgcacatactaccttccatacctatccaTACATACCCCAAGAATTGTCTTAACGTTCCTAAGTTACTACACGTGACCACTATCAATCTCTCTTATTATATGAAATTATAGACGTAATCTTGCAAGTTGGAAAGTTTCCTCTATCCCACATTGGTGAGGGAAGAAAGTTTTAGTGGGTTTATATACCATTTTTCTTGATAGGCCTTCAAAGACT encodes:
- the LOC111878893 gene encoding probable disease resistance protein At5g66900, with amino-acid sequence MAMLLDALLSESISTLTTLVISVVQTTANFKPELELLGLTLQRIKPIIDEIVNMKRKLDRTELECKMFIEEIQEAEKLVAECSKIKRNIIKKFTYSLKLKVLNSKMLSFFQIEVQASQSRDIMHILSVVNDMKLKVDRIFEEQRDTTQSTGRVGNHRGSESTEREKYGWRVPILPSLIVAFGEPLEKLKAAVGDDHPVLVVAAPGGCGKTTLAKMLCHDAEIGEKFGENIFFVTVSETPNLMMIISDLFNPNPSDPRLLFQSKGDAKNKLENFLNEKASDPMLLVLDDVWSDSFIEQIFPSNIRGHKIVVTSRTAFQKYKTFRFEPLNDEDAKSLFRSSAFTESGSRPSPTINDDLVNQMVPWCKKHPLTLSVVGRSLNGKDELVWKSMLKKLSRGRSVLDLHEDVFIGLERSFESLDEELKQCFLDFGLFPEDQRIPVSVLLNMWVHLYDHDDEGVDTMATIFELSYRNLVDLMTTGFRNDSSARVNYCDQQLVTQHDLLRELAIHLNSKLPLAKRTRLSINVRGDEFPTPIKQLQESMQARILSISTGESFSSKWCNMEIPNLEVLILNMMSKTYTLPHFLAANPKLKSLNITNHGLYLTKFNNFHFLTSSHNLTRIRLERVDISPSILSLISLQKVSLIMCKIGNTFKNLITKTPNIWPQLVELEIDYCQDLVEFPGTLCNSDHLKKNSITNCNDLCGFSEEFGDLINLEMLSLRSCTKLKKLPESIWRLRNLSVLDISDCLNLSGLPEKMGKLGCLRKIYMKGCSGVNELPESVEELSHVRVVCNEEVAYKWRGYSNVEIDLVEENPLETLERMMSF